A genomic window from Streptomyces sp. NBC_01429 includes:
- a CDS encoding ArsR/SmtB family transcription factor, translated as MADDLFKALADPTRRTILDELAEKSGQTLFEICSRLSMKHQLGMSRQAVSQHLAVLEAAGLVETRREGRYKFHDLNTAPLRQIAERWPAPHTSEPEERTP; from the coding sequence GTGGCCGACGACCTTTTCAAAGCCCTGGCCGACCCGACCCGCCGCACCATCCTCGACGAGCTGGCGGAGAAGTCAGGACAGACACTGTTCGAGATCTGCTCGCGGCTGAGCATGAAGCATCAGCTCGGCATGTCACGCCAGGCGGTCTCCCAGCATCTCGCCGTGCTGGAGGCCGCCGGGCTCGTCGAGACCAGGCGGGAGGGGCGCTACAAGTTCCACGACCTGAACACCGCCCCACTGCGGCAGATAGCCGAGCGATGGCCCGCGCCCCACACATCCGAACCGGAGGAGAGGACCCCATGA
- a CDS encoding ester cyclase → MTDHTTTNAATTASTAATSARTTTGRRRARLLVPAALAVLALTATASVSAVAAANTSPKAAQTTTIQHTAVGQAHHGDAKNPKAMLDAWIRLWNGDSSQAPRIISPDFRVHAALMDGSDSGSIRGAEGVVAWIGQIRAAFPDLYFSEEVRPLVDGKYASVRWTVTGTYAGGFPGAKAEPGTVVTFTGTDTLRMKDGKFVEYWLNSDTLELLGQLQVG, encoded by the coding sequence ATGACCGACCACACGACGACCAACGCCGCCACCACTGCCTCGACCGCCGCGACCTCGGCCCGCACCACCACCGGGCGCCGCCGGGCACGGCTGCTGGTCCCCGCCGCGCTCGCAGTCCTGGCCCTGACCGCCACGGCCTCCGTCTCGGCCGTCGCCGCCGCGAACACCTCGCCGAAGGCCGCGCAGACGACCACGATCCAGCACACGGCCGTCGGGCAGGCGCACCACGGAGACGCGAAGAACCCGAAGGCGATGCTCGACGCGTGGATCCGGCTCTGGAACGGCGACTCCTCCCAGGCGCCGCGCATCATCTCCCCCGACTTCCGGGTCCACGCCGCCCTCATGGACGGCAGCGACAGCGGCTCCATCCGTGGCGCCGAAGGCGTGGTGGCGTGGATCGGCCAGATCCGCGCGGCCTTCCCCGACCTGTACTTCAGTGAGGAGGTGCGCCCGCTGGTCGACGGCAAGTACGCGTCCGTCCGGTGGACGGTCACCGGCACCTACGCGGGCGGCTTCCCCGGCGCCAAGGCCGAGCCCGGGACCGTGGTGACCTTCACCGGCACCGACACCCTGCGGATGAAGGACGGCAAGTTCGTGGAGTACTGGCTCAACAGCGACACCCTGGAGCTGCTCGGCCAGCTCCAGGTGGGCTGA
- a CDS encoding SAM-dependent methyltransferase → MTARTPKPQVDTSKPHPARVYDYLLGGKDNYVVDQEVGKQLPEASRRDSRLNREFMHRAVAWVAREGIDQFLDIGTGIPTEPNLHQIVQGIAPKSRVVYTDNDPIVLRHAEALLISTPEGATDYIEADVRRPQEILDHARGILDFSRPVALSLIALMHFVPDEDDPYGITRTLVDALPSGSVLVFSQGTADFQPQSLVGRVTNTYGKGGISLRLRTHAEVLRFFDGLDLVEPGLVTAPHWYRDTPAPADEQSSFYVGVARVR, encoded by the coding sequence ATGACGGCACGCACCCCGAAGCCCCAGGTCGACACCAGCAAGCCGCATCCGGCGCGTGTCTACGACTACCTGCTCGGCGGCAAGGACAACTACGTCGTCGACCAGGAGGTGGGCAAGCAACTGCCCGAGGCGTCGCGGCGCGACTCCCGGCTGAACCGGGAGTTCATGCACCGCGCCGTCGCGTGGGTGGCCCGTGAGGGGATCGACCAGTTCCTCGACATCGGTACGGGCATCCCCACCGAGCCGAATCTGCACCAGATCGTCCAGGGGATCGCCCCGAAGTCCAGGGTCGTGTACACCGACAACGACCCGATCGTCCTGCGCCACGCGGAAGCCCTGCTGATCAGCACGCCGGAGGGCGCCACCGACTACATCGAGGCCGATGTGCGCCGGCCGCAGGAGATCCTCGACCACGCGCGGGGGATCCTGGACTTCAGCCGCCCCGTCGCGCTGTCGCTCATCGCGCTGATGCACTTCGTCCCGGACGAGGACGACCCGTACGGGATCACCCGGACCCTGGTGGACGCGCTGCCGTCCGGCAGCGTCCTGGTCTTTTCGCAGGGCACCGCCGACTTCCAGCCGCAGAGCCTGGTGGGGCGGGTCACCAATACGTACGGGAAGGGCGGCATCTCCCTGCGGCTGCGTACGCACGCCGAGGTCCTGCGCTTCTTCGACGGGCTCGACCTGGTGGAACCGGGACTGGTGACGGCCCCGCACTGGTACCGGGACACCCCGGCCCCCGCGGACGAGCAGAGCTCCTTCTACGTGGGAGTCGCGCGCGTCCGCTGA
- a CDS encoding M23 family metallopeptidase translates to MSVRKLMMVALRLTLVVYAALIVGRLAGLPIAWWVVLAPLGVLLALSLGQGGLGRRSRAARANPPPAVEVAVPVAGRWSVLNSPADKVPSHGTHGYGQTYAIDIVAEPAPGARPHFSRLWPVARRNEDFPAFGEPLLAVADATVVHATDRRRDHLSRNSLPAVAYLLLLESAAREMGGAGFIVGNHLVLDLGGGTYAMYAHLQRGSLQVRAGDRVREGQVLARCGNSGNSSEPHLHFQLMDHPDLDVAHGIPFRWRDIGVPANGEVFRTDEPAAREAT, encoded by the coding sequence ATGTCCGTTCGCAAACTGATGATGGTGGCTCTCCGGCTGACCTTGGTGGTCTACGCCGCTCTGATCGTCGGGCGGTTGGCCGGTCTGCCGATCGCCTGGTGGGTGGTCCTCGCTCCCCTGGGCGTTCTGCTCGCCCTGAGCCTCGGCCAGGGCGGCCTGGGCCGCAGGAGCCGGGCCGCGCGGGCGAATCCGCCTCCGGCGGTGGAGGTGGCCGTGCCGGTGGCCGGGCGCTGGTCGGTGCTCAACAGCCCGGCGGACAAGGTGCCCAGCCACGGCACCCACGGCTACGGCCAGACGTACGCCATCGACATCGTCGCCGAACCGGCCCCCGGCGCCCGCCCGCACTTCTCCCGGCTGTGGCCGGTCGCCCGCCGCAACGAGGACTTCCCCGCCTTCGGCGAACCGCTCCTCGCCGTGGCCGACGCCACCGTCGTCCACGCGACCGACCGCCGGCGCGACCACCTCAGCCGCAACTCCCTTCCCGCCGTGGCCTATCTGCTCCTCCTGGAGAGTGCCGCACGCGAGATGGGCGGGGCCGGTTTCATCGTCGGCAACCATCTCGTACTCGACCTCGGCGGCGGTACGTACGCGATGTACGCCCACCTCCAGCGCGGCTCCCTCCAGGTGCGGGCGGGGGACCGGGTGCGGGAGGGGCAGGTCCTGGCCCGCTGCGGGAACTCGGGCAACTCCTCCGAACCCCATCTCCACTTCCAGCTGATGGACCACCCCGACCTGGACGTGGCGCACGGCATCCCCTTCCGCTGGCGCGACATCGGTGTCCCGGCGAACGGCGAGGTCTTCCGGACCGATGAGCCCGCCGCGCGGGAGGCAACGTGA
- a CDS encoding GyrI-like domain-containing protein — translation MRSILDERVGSGELRGMPRLRRTDLAAAMAADAVRLAQVEARLRTIESEGLMSSSDVVVKRIAPVRVAELTGTAMPFAPEGIGPVIGPLYDELDRRLSAAGVAATGPGVAYYEVSPDAEDTAIVHAGMTIAAEPRAGLDFAVVDLPEIENAATIVHRGSVDEIMSSLQALARWIEANGYRSTGHARELYLECPDDRDQWVTELQEPVTRA, via the coding sequence GTGCGGAGCATCCTGGACGAGCGGGTGGGTTCCGGGGAGCTGCGCGGGATGCCGAGGCTGCGGCGGACGGATCTCGCGGCGGCGATGGCGGCGGATGCCGTGCGGCTGGCGCAGGTCGAGGCGAGGCTCCGGACGATCGAGAGTGAGGGACTCATGTCTTCCAGCGACGTGGTGGTCAAGCGCATTGCGCCGGTACGGGTGGCGGAGCTGACGGGCACCGCGATGCCCTTCGCGCCGGAGGGGATCGGGCCGGTGATCGGGCCGCTGTACGACGAGTTGGACCGGAGGCTCTCGGCCGCGGGCGTCGCCGCGACGGGCCCGGGGGTCGCGTACTACGAGGTCTCACCGGACGCGGAGGACACGGCCATCGTGCACGCGGGGATGACGATCGCGGCGGAACCCCGGGCCGGCCTCGACTTCGCGGTCGTGGACCTGCCGGAGATCGAGAACGCCGCCACCATCGTGCACCGGGGGTCGGTGGACGAGATCATGTCGAGCCTCCAGGCCCTGGCCCGGTGGATCGAGGCCAACGGCTACCGCTCCACCGGGCATGCGCGGGAGCTGTACCTGGAGTGCCCGGACGACCGCGACCAGTGGGTGACGGAGCTCCAGGAGCCAGTGACGCGGGCCTGA
- a CDS encoding glycosyltransferase family 2 protein: MGNRPVELRALLDSVAKQQEAATRIVVVGNGAPLPELPEGVTGVELPENLGVSGGRNVAMEKLRAAGDVDVLVNLDDDGLLIEADVITRVADLYEADPRLGIVSFRIADETGLTQRRHVPRLRVDDPMRGGEVTTFLGGGHALSMPMLEGTGGWPDAFFFTHEETDLAWRALDAGWTILYAPELVLQHPRTSPARHAEYYRMTARNRVWLARRHLPALLVPAYLGTWILLTLARTRSVSGLKAWFGGFFEGVRTPCGTRRPMRWRTVRRMTALGRPPVI; this comes from the coding sequence ATGGGCAACCGGCCCGTCGAGCTGCGGGCCCTGCTGGATTCCGTGGCCAAGCAGCAGGAGGCGGCCACCCGGATCGTGGTGGTCGGCAACGGCGCGCCGCTGCCCGAGCTGCCCGAGGGCGTCACCGGGGTGGAGCTGCCCGAGAACCTCGGCGTCTCCGGCGGGCGCAACGTCGCCATGGAGAAGCTCCGCGCGGCCGGTGACGTGGACGTACTCGTCAATCTGGACGACGACGGCCTGCTCATCGAGGCCGATGTGATCACCCGCGTCGCCGATCTGTACGAGGCCGACCCCCGGCTCGGCATCGTCAGCTTCCGTATCGCCGACGAGACCGGCCTCACCCAGCGGCGGCACGTGCCGCGGCTGCGCGTGGACGACCCGATGCGCGGCGGCGAGGTGACCACGTTCCTCGGCGGCGGGCACGCGCTGTCCATGCCGATGCTGGAGGGGACGGGCGGCTGGCCCGACGCGTTCTTCTTCACGCACGAGGAGACCGACCTCGCGTGGCGCGCGCTGGACGCGGGCTGGACGATCCTCTACGCGCCGGAGCTGGTCCTCCAGCACCCGAGGACCTCACCGGCGCGGCACGCCGAGTACTACCGGATGACCGCCCGCAACCGGGTGTGGCTGGCCCGCAGGCATCTGCCCGCGCTCCTCGTACCGGCCTACCTCGGTACGTGGATCCTGCTCACGCTGGCCCGTACGAGGTCGGTGAGCGGACTGAAGGCGTGGTTCGGCGGCTTCTTCGAGGGCGTGCGGACACCGTGCGGAACGCGGCGGCCGATGCGCTGGCGGACGGTACGGCGGATGACGGCGCTGGGCCGGCCGCCGGTCATCTGA
- a CDS encoding DoxX family protein, whose amino-acid sequence MHVAYWIVASLLALFYVYAGGKKLVQSQEQLQPMMGWVDRVPMPQVRLIGGLEVLGALGLLLPPLTGIAVGLAIAAAIGLALVQIGGTVLHLSRGEAGVIGLNIGLLVAAVAAAWLATAWL is encoded by the coding sequence ATGCATGTCGCGTACTGGATCGTCGCCTCGCTCCTCGCCCTGTTCTACGTCTACGCGGGAGGCAAGAAGCTCGTCCAGAGCCAGGAGCAGCTCCAGCCCATGATGGGCTGGGTGGATCGCGTGCCCATGCCACAGGTCAGGCTCATCGGTGGCCTGGAGGTGCTCGGCGCGCTCGGCCTCCTCCTCCCGCCCCTCACCGGGATCGCGGTCGGGCTCGCCATCGCGGCGGCCATCGGCCTGGCCCTGGTGCAGATCGGCGGTACGGTCCTGCACCTGTCCCGGGGCGAGGCGGGGGTGATCGGGCTGAACATCGGTCTTCTCGTGGCCGCCGTGGCGGCGGCGTGGCTGGCCACCGCCTGGCTCTGA
- a CDS encoding helix-turn-helix domain-containing protein, producing the protein MLGRKLGGELYKLRVAAGKKQQEASDALSATQTKVVKMESGSVPMRDPDIKALCELYDADAETAGHLLELARKDRERRKVKGWWDGTQTLATQVEFIATEDAALSIRQWQMALIPGLFQTPEYVRAMGVADLSWDDMDRIEDVVATRLKRQARLHSDEPLQIHAVIWEAALRQLMGGPKVMSRQLNHLCELAQLPNVQIQVLPFRAGAHPCVGGPFSILSFGEDGAVDVVHQDTARSSIWYEDAAEGADYAALFARVAGSSLSPYDSVHFIDSVSKGLSE; encoded by the coding sequence GTGCTGGGCCGCAAGTTGGGCGGAGAGCTGTACAAGCTGCGCGTCGCGGCGGGCAAGAAGCAGCAGGAGGCTTCCGATGCTCTGAGCGCGACTCAGACGAAGGTCGTCAAGATGGAGAGCGGTTCGGTGCCCATGCGGGACCCGGACATCAAGGCGTTGTGCGAGCTGTACGACGCGGACGCCGAAACTGCCGGTCATCTGCTGGAGTTGGCAAGGAAAGACCGGGAGCGGCGCAAAGTGAAGGGGTGGTGGGACGGCACCCAAACCCTTGCCACACAGGTCGAATTCATTGCTACCGAGGACGCCGCGCTCAGTATCAGACAGTGGCAAATGGCCCTCATCCCGGGCCTGTTCCAGACACCCGAATACGTCAGAGCCATGGGAGTTGCCGACCTGTCCTGGGATGACATGGACCGGATCGAGGACGTCGTCGCAACGCGCTTGAAGCGTCAGGCCCGGCTGCACAGCGACGAACCGTTGCAGATCCATGCTGTGATCTGGGAGGCAGCGCTGCGGCAACTCATGGGTGGGCCAAAAGTGATGAGCCGCCAGCTCAACCATCTGTGTGAGCTGGCGCAACTCCCCAATGTGCAGATTCAGGTGCTGCCCTTCCGGGCGGGCGCGCACCCTTGCGTAGGTGGTCCGTTCAGCATCCTCTCTTTTGGAGAGGATGGTGCGGTGGACGTGGTGCACCAGGACACTGCGCGGTCTAGCATCTGGTACGAGGACGCGGCGGAAGGCGCCGACTACGCGGCTCTCTTCGCCCGGGTTGCCGGGTCGAGTCTCTCGCCCTACGACTCAGTCCATTTCATCGACAGCGTCAGCAAGGGATTGAGCGAGTGA
- a CDS encoding winged helix-turn-helix transcriptional regulator, with protein MSQYERTCMIRGDGGRTIRAVLDRICDKWTLLIVATLEEGRMRFTELHRHVPGISQRMLTLTLRNLQRDGLVSRTAYAEVPPRVEYELTPMGQSLIPPALALASWAIEHNGQIQASRAAYGPQGEPAQE; from the coding sequence ATGTCGCAGTACGAGCGCACCTGCATGATCCGGGGAGACGGCGGCCGGACGATCCGCGCGGTGCTGGACCGGATCTGCGACAAGTGGACGCTGCTGATCGTGGCCACGCTCGAAGAGGGCCGCATGCGCTTCACCGAGCTGCACCGGCACGTCCCCGGTATCTCACAGCGGATGCTGACGCTGACGTTGCGCAATCTGCAACGGGACGGGCTCGTCTCCCGTACCGCCTACGCGGAGGTCCCGCCGCGCGTCGAGTACGAGCTGACGCCCATGGGGCAGAGCCTCATCCCGCCCGCACTGGCCCTCGCGAGCTGGGCCATCGAACACAACGGGCAGATCCAGGCCAGCAGGGCGGCGTACGGCCCGCAGGGCGAGCCGGCTCAGGAGTGA
- a CDS encoding ATP-binding protein yields MRVHDLSPANPLPPQPQEPPLREDRFNYTPVSGSVSLARHRTARLIAEWGHPELAWTTALVVSELGTNALLHGCLRDRLFQVAIVLRPALFRIEVSDPRGERWPTLRAAEDAECFGRGLPLVVEVTDRWGAEPRSIGKTVYAEIDLHPRPQPQQHPEPKPKPTTRPPR; encoded by the coding sequence GTGCGCGTCCATGACCTCAGCCCGGCAAACCCCCTCCCCCCCCAGCCGCAGGAACCGCCCCTGCGCGAGGACCGGTTCAACTACACGCCCGTCAGCGGCAGCGTGTCGCTGGCGCGGCACCGGACGGCGCGGCTCATCGCCGAGTGGGGGCATCCCGAACTCGCCTGGACCACCGCGCTCGTCGTCAGCGAACTCGGCACCAACGCCCTGCTGCACGGATGCCTGCGCGACCGGCTCTTCCAGGTCGCGATCGTGCTGCGGCCGGCCCTCTTCCGTATCGAGGTCAGCGATCCGCGCGGCGAGCGGTGGCCGACCCTGCGGGCCGCCGAGGACGCGGAGTGTTTCGGCCGGGGGCTGCCCCTGGTCGTGGAGGTCACCGACCGGTGGGGCGCCGAGCCACGGAGCATCGGGAAGACCGTCTACGCGGAGATCGACCTCCACCCCCGTCCGCAGCCCCAGCAACATCCGGAGCCCAAGCCCAAGCCCACCACCCGTCCCCCACGTTGA
- a CDS encoding DUF397 domain-containing protein encodes MSFQFNKSSYSTGTSDCVEVARNIPGTVAVRDSKNRTGGPVLRLTPAAWRAFRDGFGVNP; translated from the coding sequence ATGTCGTTCCAGTTCAACAAGTCCAGCTACAGCACAGGTACCAGCGACTGCGTCGAGGTCGCCCGGAACATACCCGGCACCGTCGCTGTCCGCGATTCCAAGAACCGGACCGGCGGCCCGGTCCTCCGCCTCACCCCCGCCGCGTGGCGCGCCTTCCGGGACGGCTTCGGCGTCAACCCGTAG
- a CDS encoding molybdopterin-dependent oxidoreductase, giving the protein MSRPSRPSPQGQPVGLGPPSRVAGPLLLRGEVRHPAALTVADLRERWDQRRAEVVFDCATSGPRHHTFEGPLLREVVDDAMPVFDARRRKDRSRFLLAVTGGDGHHTVLSWAEIDADFGNVPILLATAMDGRSLECAGSQLVVPSDRCGARYVSAITRVWVGAYAAPH; this is encoded by the coding sequence ATGAGCAGACCGAGCAGACCGAGCCCTCAGGGCCAACCCGTAGGGCTCGGCCCACCGTCCCGCGTCGCCGGTCCGCTCCTCCTCCGGGGAGAGGTGAGACATCCGGCCGCGCTGACCGTCGCCGATCTGCGCGAGCGATGGGACCAGCGGCGGGCCGAGGTCGTCTTCGACTGCGCCACCAGCGGGCCGCGCCACCACACCTTCGAAGGGCCGCTGCTCCGGGAGGTGGTGGACGACGCGATGCCGGTCTTCGACGCCCGACGCCGCAAGGACCGCTCGCGCTTCCTGCTCGCCGTCACCGGCGGGGACGGACACCATACGGTGCTGTCCTGGGCGGAGATCGACGCGGACTTCGGCAACGTACCGATCCTGCTGGCCACGGCCATGGACGGGCGGAGTCTGGAGTGCGCGGGCAGCCAGCTGGTGGTGCCCTCGGACCGCTGCGGGGCGCGCTATGTCAGCGCGATCACGCGGGTGTGGGTGGGCGCGTACGCCGCGCCGCACTGA
- a CDS encoding medium chain dehydrogenase/reductase family protein → MNAEGLVEVVLPGKVAPEGLQLRHGSVPAPGPGQIVIRMEATGVSFAEQQMRRGRYYDQPAFPFVPGYDLVGRVAATGAGVEPGLTGTRVAAMVKVGGWASHVLVDAADAVRVPDGIGAAEAETMVVNGITAWQMLHRKARIRTGQTVLVHGANGGVGSVLVQLARAAGVKVIGTASARHHDALRDQGVAPVDYRTEDVAARVRELAPGGVDAVFDHVGGRGLIDSWHLLAPGGTLVSYGSASTRDDEGSKQWPVMKLLGRVWLWNTLPNGRRAYFYNIWAGRALGKNRFRTQLRSDLTQVFAAVQRGDVIARIAAQLPLSRVAEAMKLAESGTVAGKVVLHP, encoded by the coding sequence ATGAACGCCGAGGGACTCGTCGAGGTCGTCCTGCCGGGCAAGGTGGCGCCGGAAGGACTTCAGCTCCGGCACGGATCCGTCCCTGCCCCGGGTCCGGGGCAGATCGTGATCCGGATGGAGGCGACCGGGGTCTCGTTCGCGGAACAGCAGATGCGCCGCGGCCGGTACTACGACCAGCCGGCGTTCCCCTTCGTGCCCGGCTACGACCTGGTCGGCAGGGTGGCGGCGACCGGCGCGGGCGTCGAGCCCGGCCTGACCGGCACCCGAGTGGCCGCGATGGTCAAGGTCGGCGGCTGGGCCAGCCACGTGCTCGTCGACGCGGCGGACGCGGTGCGGGTGCCGGACGGGATCGGCGCGGCCGAGGCGGAGACCATGGTGGTCAACGGCATCACCGCCTGGCAGATGCTGCACCGCAAGGCACGGATCCGCACCGGGCAGACGGTCCTGGTGCACGGGGCCAACGGCGGTGTCGGCTCGGTCCTGGTCCAGCTCGCCCGCGCCGCGGGCGTCAAGGTGATCGGCACGGCGTCCGCCCGCCACCACGACGCCCTGCGCGACCAAGGCGTCGCCCCCGTCGACTACCGCACCGAGGACGTCGCCGCGCGGGTCCGCGAACTGGCGCCCGGAGGGGTGGACGCCGTCTTCGACCACGTGGGGGGCCGGGGCCTCATCGACTCCTGGCACCTCCTCGCGCCCGGCGGCACGCTCGTCTCGTACGGCAGCGCGTCCACCCGGGACGACGAGGGCTCGAAGCAGTGGCCCGTGATGAAGCTGCTCGGCCGGGTGTGGCTGTGGAACACGCTGCCCAACGGCCGGCGGGCCTACTTCTACAACATCTGGGCCGGCCGCGCCCTGGGCAAGAACCGCTTCAGGACCCAGCTGCGCTCCGACCTGACCCAGGTCTTCGCGGCCGTCCAGCGTGGTGACGTCATCGCCCGGATAGCCGCCCAACTGCCGCTCAGCCGCGTAGCCGAGGCCATGAAGCTGGCCGAGTCCGGCACGGTCGCCGGAAAGGTCGTCCTGCACCCGTAG
- a CDS encoding CsbD family protein, whose amino-acid sequence MSDSNEKKTSAKVDQVKGAIKENVGRAVGNERLTAEGRAERAKGDVRQAGEKVKDAFKR is encoded by the coding sequence ATGAGCGACAGCAACGAGAAGAAGACTTCCGCCAAGGTCGACCAGGTCAAGGGCGCCATCAAGGAGAACGTCGGCCGCGCGGTCGGTAACGAGCGCCTGACCGCCGAGGGCCGCGCCGAGCGCGCCAAGGGTGACGTTCGTCAGGCCGGCGAGAAGGTGAAGGACGCGTTCAAGCGATGA
- a CDS encoding VOC family protein has product MKIHLVSVFVEDQAKALHFYTEILGFVKKHDVPLGGEARWLTVVSPDGPGGTELLLEPAGHPAVKPYRDALTKDGIPLAQFAVDDVNAEYERLRGLGVRFTQEPLEMGPVTTAVFDDTCGNLIQIATQPQ; this is encoded by the coding sequence ATGAAGATCCATCTGGTCAGTGTTTTCGTCGAGGACCAGGCGAAGGCCCTGCACTTCTACACCGAGATCCTCGGCTTCGTGAAGAAGCACGACGTCCCGCTGGGCGGGGAGGCCCGGTGGCTGACCGTCGTCTCGCCCGACGGGCCCGGCGGCACCGAACTCCTCCTGGAGCCCGCCGGCCACCCGGCCGTCAAGCCCTACCGCGACGCGCTCACCAAGGACGGCATTCCGCTCGCCCAGTTCGCCGTCGACGACGTGAACGCGGAGTACGAGCGCCTGCGCGGCCTCGGCGTCCGCTTCACCCAGGAGCCCCTGGAGATGGGCCCCGTCACCACCGCCGTCTTCGACGACACCTGCGGCAACCTGATCCAGATCGCGACACAGCCGCAGTAG
- a CDS encoding TetR/AcrR family transcriptional regulator produces MAAPSTKTPRERYRAQVRAEVKERAWEQIATAGASALSLNAIAKLMGMSGPALYRYFASRDELITELIRDAYRSLADTIRAASEPDPGLAALARALRGWALADPQRYFLMYGTPVPGYHAPDDTTVIASEIMAGLLAACEASAQDAAPATPVSDSPGTALETHLEEQLEGHRPWAADRQAAPEVLHRALTVWTRLHGALSLELSGHFNGMGFDPELLFEAELADLIP; encoded by the coding sequence ATGGCGGCACCGAGTACGAAGACCCCGCGTGAGCGCTACCGCGCGCAGGTACGCGCTGAGGTCAAGGAACGCGCGTGGGAGCAGATCGCCACGGCGGGGGCGTCCGCGCTCTCGCTCAACGCGATCGCCAAACTGATGGGCATGAGCGGACCCGCGCTCTACCGGTACTTCGCCAGCCGGGACGAGCTGATCACCGAGCTGATCAGGGACGCGTACCGAAGCCTCGCCGACACCATCCGGGCGGCCTCGGAGCCCGACCCCGGTCTGGCCGCGCTGGCGCGCGCGCTGCGCGGATGGGCGCTGGCGGATCCGCAGCGGTACTTCCTCATGTACGGGACCCCGGTGCCCGGCTACCACGCGCCCGACGACACCACCGTGATCGCGTCCGAGATCATGGCGGGCCTGCTCGCCGCCTGCGAGGCGTCGGCCCAGGACGCCGCCCCCGCGACGCCGGTTTCCGACAGTCCCGGGACGGCGCTGGAGACGCACCTCGAAGAGCAGCTCGAAGGCCACCGGCCATGGGCGGCGGACCGGCAGGCCGCGCCCGAGGTTCTGCACCGGGCCCTGACCGTCTGGACCCGGCTGCACGGTGCGCTGTCCCTGGAACTCTCGGGGCACTTCAACGGGATGGGATTCGACCCGGAGCTGCTCTTCGAGGCCGAGCTGGCCGACCTGATTCCGTAG
- a CDS encoding helix-turn-helix domain-containing protein: protein MSEPRPAPTIGQLVLGKQLQTLRERAGLDRSQAAGLLRVAAATVRRMETAEVGFKIPYIEILLRAYGLPEDEVTTFLRLADEANKPGWWQRFHDVLPDWFGGHVSLEEAAKTIRGYEPHYVPGLLQTEDYARAVLTYGEVGRSDRARIERHVALRMQRQSLLTRPGAPHFWAVLDETVLHRRVGSADVMRAQYDRLLAAAELPNVTLQIAEFAAGHHPGTYSPFVLFRFAVPELPDMVYVEYLTGALYLDNPAEVSEHVEAMDRMVAHAESARRTRQILADFRKEL, encoded by the coding sequence GTGAGCGAGCCGCGGCCTGCCCCGACCATCGGCCAACTGGTCCTCGGCAAACAGCTTCAGACACTTCGCGAGCGGGCCGGCCTGGACCGGAGCCAGGCGGCGGGGCTGTTGCGCGTCGCCGCCGCCACCGTACGCCGGATGGAGACCGCCGAGGTCGGTTTCAAGATCCCGTACATAGAGATACTGCTCCGGGCGTACGGCCTTCCCGAGGACGAGGTGACCACCTTCCTCCGGCTCGCCGACGAGGCCAACAAGCCCGGCTGGTGGCAGCGGTTCCACGATGTCCTGCCGGACTGGTTCGGCGGCCACGTCAGCCTCGAAGAGGCCGCCAAGACCATCAGGGGATACGAGCCGCACTACGTGCCCGGACTGCTCCAGACCGAGGACTACGCCCGCGCGGTCCTGACGTACGGCGAGGTCGGCCGCAGCGACCGCGCGCGGATCGAGCGCCATGTCGCCCTGCGCATGCAGCGTCAGTCGCTGCTCACCCGGCCCGGTGCCCCGCATTTCTGGGCCGTGCTGGACGAAACGGTCCTGCACCGCCGGGTCGGCTCGGCGGACGTCATGCGGGCGCAGTACGACCGGCTGCTGGCGGCGGCCGAACTGCCGAACGTGACGCTCCAGATCGCCGAGTTCGCGGCCGGGCACCACCCGGGGACGTACAGCCCGTTCGTGCTGTTCCGTTTCGCCGTTCCCGAACTGCCCGACATGGTCTACGTCGAGTATCTGACGGGCGCGCTCTATCTCGACAACCCCGCCGAAGTCTCGGAGCACGTCGAGGCGATGGACCGCATGGTGGCCCACGCGGAATCCGCGCGCAGGACCCGGCAGATCCTCGCTGATTTCCGTAAGGAACTGTGA